In Choloepus didactylus isolate mChoDid1 chromosome 6, mChoDid1.pri, whole genome shotgun sequence, one DNA window encodes the following:
- the SIDT2 gene encoding SID1 transmembrane family member 2 isoform X1: MFALGLPFLVLLVASAESHLGVLGPKNVSQKDAEFEHTYVDEVNSELVNIYTFNHTVTRNRTEGVRVSVNVLNKQKGAPLLFVVRQKEAVVSFQVPLILRGLYQRKYLYQKVERTLCQPPTKNESEVQFFYVDVSTLSPVNTTYQLRVSRMDDFVLRTGEQFSFNTTAAQPQYFKYEFPEGVDSVIVKVTSKKAFPCSVISIQDVLCPVYDLDNNVAFIGMYQTMTKKAAITVQRKDFPSNSFYVVVVVKTEDQACGGSLPFYPFVEDEPVDQGHRQKTLSVLVSQAVTSEAYVGGMLFCLGIFLSFYLLTILLACWENWRQKKKNLLVAMDRACPESASLLGHPRVLADSFPDNSPYEGYSYGSFENCSGSTDGLVDSTGTGELSYNYQGHDQFKRRLPSGQMRQLCIAMDRTFDPVNSRPRLDSMSSVEEDDYDTLADIDSDKNVIRTKQYLYVADLARKDKRVLRKKYQIYFWNIATIAVFYALPVVQLVITYQTVVNVTGNQDICYYNFLCAHPLGNLSAFNNILSNLGYILLGLLFLLIILQREINHNRALLRNDLYALECGIPKHFGLFYAMGTALMMEGLLSACYHVCPNYTNFQFDTSFMYMIAGLCMLKLYQKRHPDINASAYSAYACLAIVIFFSVLGVVFGKGNTVFWIVFSIIHIIATLLLSTQLYYMGRWKLDSGIFRRILHVLYTDCIRQCSGPLYVDRMVLLVMGNIINWSLAAYGLIMRPNDFASYLLAIGICNLLLYFAFYIIMKLRSGERIKLIPLLCIVCTSVVWGFALFFFFQGLSTWQKTPAESREHNRDCILLDFFDDHDIWHFLSSIAMFGSFLVLLTLDDDLDTVQRDKIYVF, translated from the exons ACGGAGGGTGTGCGGGTATCTGTGAATGTCCTGAACAAGCAGAAGGGGGCTCCTTTGCTGTTTGTGGTCCGCCAGAAGGAGGCTGTGGTGTCCTTCCAGGTGCCCTTAATCCTGCGAGGGCT GTATCAGCGCAAGTACCTCTACCAAAAGGTGGAACGCACACTGTGTCAGCCCCCCACCAAGAATGAGTCTGAGGTCCAGTTCTTCTACGTGGATGTGTCCACCCTGTCGCCAGTCAACACCACCTACCAGCTCCGGGTCAGCCGAATGGACGACTTTGTGCTCAG GACTGGGGAGCAGTTTAGCTTCAATACCACAGCAGCTCAACCccag TACTTCAAGTATGAGTTCCCCGAGGGAGTGGACTCGGTGATTGTCAAGGTGACCTCCAAGAAGGCTTTCCCCTGCTCAGTCATCTCCATCCAGGATGTCCTG TGCCCTGTCTATGATCTGGACAACAACGTCGCCTTCATCGGCATGTACCAGACTATGACCAAGAAGGCAGCCATCACTGTACAG CGAAAAGACTTCCCCAGTAACAGCTTCTACGTGGTGGTGGTAGTGAAGACTGAAGACCAGGCCTGTGGGGGTTCCTTGCCTTTCTACCCTTTTGTAGAAG ATGAACCGGTTGATCAAGGACACCGCCAGAAAACCCTGTCAGTGCTGGTTTCGCAGGCAGTCACGT CTGAGGCCTACGTTGGTGGTATGCTCTTTTGCCTGGGCATATTTCTCTCCTTCTACCTGCTGACCATCCTCCTGGCCTGTTGGGAGAACTGGAG GCAGAAGAAGAAGAACCTACTGGTGGCCATGGACCGAGCCTGCCCAGAAAGCG cttctctccttg GTCACCCTCGGGTGCTGGCTGACTCCTTCCCTGACAACTCCCCTTATGAGGGTTACAGCTATGGCTCCTTCG AGAATTGTTCCGGATCCACTGACGGTTTGGTTGACAGCACAGGCACTGGGGAGCTCTCCTACAATTACCAGG GGCACGACCAGTTCAAGCGGCGCCTCCCCTCTGGCCAGATGCGGCAGCTGTGCATTGCCATGG ATCGCACATTTGACCCAGTGAATTCTCGGCCACGACTGGACTCCATGAGCTCGGTGGAAGAAGACGACTATGACACGTTGGCCGACATCGATTCAGACAAGAATGTCATTCGCACCAAG CAATACCTGTACGTGGCTGACCTGGCCCGGAAGGACAAACGGGTTCTGCGAAAGAAGTACCAGATCTACTTTTG GAACATCGCCACCATCGCTGTCTTCTATGCCCTGCCTGTGGTGCAGCTGGTCATCACCTACCAGACG GTGGTGAATGTTACCGGAAATCAGGACATCTGCTACTACAACTTCCTCTGCGCTCATCCGCTGGGCAACCTCAG CGCCTTCAACAACATCCTCAGCAACCTGGGCTACATCCTGCTGGGGCTGCTCTTTCTGCTCATCATCCTGCAGCGGGAGATCAACCACAACCGGGCCCTGCTGCGCAATGATCTCTACGCCCTG GAATGTGGCATCCCAAAACACTTTGGCCTGTTCTATGCCATGGGCACGGCCCTGATGATGGAAGGGCTGCTCAGCGCCTGCTATCATGTCTGCCCCAACTATACCAATTTCCAGTTTG ACACCTCGTTCATGTATATGATTGCTGGGCTCTGCATGCTGAAGCTCTACCAGAAGCGGCACCCGGATATCAACGCCAGCGCCTATAGCGCCTACGCCTGCTTGGCCATCGTCATCTTCTTCTCGGTGCTAGGCGTG GTCTTTGGCAAAGGGAACACAGTGTTCTGGATCGTCTTCTCCATCATTCACATCATTGCCACTCTGCTCCTCAGCACGCAGCTCTACTATATGGGCCGCTGGAAGCTGG ACTCGGGCATCTTCCGCCGCATCCTCCACGTGCTCTACACAGATTGCATCCGGCAGTGCAGCGGGCCCCTCTACGTG GACCGCATGGTGCTGCTGGTTATGGGCAACATTATCAACTGGTCGCT GGCTGCCTATGGGCTCATCATGCGCCCCAATGATTTCGCCTCCTACTTGTTGGCCATTGGCATCTGCAACCTGCTTCTCTACTTTGCCTTCTACATTATCATGAAG CTCCGCAGCGGGGAGAGGATCAAGCTGATCCCCCTGCTCTGCATCGTCTGCACCTCCGTGGTCTGGGGCTTTGcactcttcttcttcttccaggGGCTCAGCACCTGGCAG AAAACCCCTGCAGAGTCACGGGAGCACAATCGGGACTGCATCCTCCTCGACTTCTTCGACGACCATGACATCTGGCACTTCCTCTCTTCCATTGCCATGTTTGGGTCCTTTCTG GTGTTGCTGACACTGGACGACGACCTGGACACTGTGCAGCGAGACAAGATCTACGTCTTCTAG
- the SIDT2 gene encoding SID1 transmembrane family member 2 isoform X5 produces the protein MFALGLPFLVLLVASAESHLGVLGPKNVSQKDAEFEHTYVDEVNSELVNIYTFNHTVTRNRTEGVRVSVNVLNKQKGAPLLFVVRQKEAVVSFQVPLILRGLYQRKYLYQKVERTLCQPPTKNESEVQFFYVDVSTLSPVNTTYQLRVSRMDDFVLRTGEQFSFNTTAAQPQYFKYEFPEGVDSVIVKVTSKKAFPCSVISIQDVLCPVYDLDNNVAFIGMYQTMTKKAAITVQRKDFPSNSFYVVVVVKTEDQACGGSLPFYPFVEDEPVDQGHRQKTLSVLVSQAVTSEAYVGGMLFCLGIFLSFYLLTILLACWENWRQKKKNLLVAMDRACPESASLLGHPRVLADSFPDNSPYEGYSYGSFENCSGSTDGLVDSTGTGELSYNYQDRTFDPVNSRPRLDSMSSVEEDDYDTLADIDSDKNVIRTKQYLYVADLARKDKRVLRKKYQIYFWNIATIAVFYALPVVQLVITYQTVVNVTGNQDICYYNFLCAHPLGNLSAFNNILSNLGYILLGLLFLLIILQREINHNRALLRNDLYALECGIPKHFGLFYAMGTALMMEGLLSACYHVCPNYTNFQFDTSFMYMIAGLCMLKLYQKRHPDINASAYSAYACLAIVIFFSVLGVVFGKGNTVFWIVFSIIHIIATLLLSTQLYYMGRWKLDSGIFRRILHVLYTDCIRQCSGPLYVDRMVLLVMGNIINWSLAAYGLIMRPNDFASYLLAIGICNLLLYFAFYIIMKLRSGERIKLIPLLCIVCTSVVWGFALFFFFQGLSTWQKTPAESREHNRDCILLDFFDDHDIWHFLSSIAMFGSFLVLLTLDDDLDTVQRDKIYVF, from the exons ACGGAGGGTGTGCGGGTATCTGTGAATGTCCTGAACAAGCAGAAGGGGGCTCCTTTGCTGTTTGTGGTCCGCCAGAAGGAGGCTGTGGTGTCCTTCCAGGTGCCCTTAATCCTGCGAGGGCT GTATCAGCGCAAGTACCTCTACCAAAAGGTGGAACGCACACTGTGTCAGCCCCCCACCAAGAATGAGTCTGAGGTCCAGTTCTTCTACGTGGATGTGTCCACCCTGTCGCCAGTCAACACCACCTACCAGCTCCGGGTCAGCCGAATGGACGACTTTGTGCTCAG GACTGGGGAGCAGTTTAGCTTCAATACCACAGCAGCTCAACCccag TACTTCAAGTATGAGTTCCCCGAGGGAGTGGACTCGGTGATTGTCAAGGTGACCTCCAAGAAGGCTTTCCCCTGCTCAGTCATCTCCATCCAGGATGTCCTG TGCCCTGTCTATGATCTGGACAACAACGTCGCCTTCATCGGCATGTACCAGACTATGACCAAGAAGGCAGCCATCACTGTACAG CGAAAAGACTTCCCCAGTAACAGCTTCTACGTGGTGGTGGTAGTGAAGACTGAAGACCAGGCCTGTGGGGGTTCCTTGCCTTTCTACCCTTTTGTAGAAG ATGAACCGGTTGATCAAGGACACCGCCAGAAAACCCTGTCAGTGCTGGTTTCGCAGGCAGTCACGT CTGAGGCCTACGTTGGTGGTATGCTCTTTTGCCTGGGCATATTTCTCTCCTTCTACCTGCTGACCATCCTCCTGGCCTGTTGGGAGAACTGGAG GCAGAAGAAGAAGAACCTACTGGTGGCCATGGACCGAGCCTGCCCAGAAAGCG cttctctccttg GTCACCCTCGGGTGCTGGCTGACTCCTTCCCTGACAACTCCCCTTATGAGGGTTACAGCTATGGCTCCTTCG AGAATTGTTCCGGATCCACTGACGGTTTGGTTGACAGCACAGGCACTGGGGAGCTCTCCTACAATTACCAGG ATCGCACATTTGACCCAGTGAATTCTCGGCCACGACTGGACTCCATGAGCTCGGTGGAAGAAGACGACTATGACACGTTGGCCGACATCGATTCAGACAAGAATGTCATTCGCACCAAG CAATACCTGTACGTGGCTGACCTGGCCCGGAAGGACAAACGGGTTCTGCGAAAGAAGTACCAGATCTACTTTTG GAACATCGCCACCATCGCTGTCTTCTATGCCCTGCCTGTGGTGCAGCTGGTCATCACCTACCAGACG GTGGTGAATGTTACCGGAAATCAGGACATCTGCTACTACAACTTCCTCTGCGCTCATCCGCTGGGCAACCTCAG CGCCTTCAACAACATCCTCAGCAACCTGGGCTACATCCTGCTGGGGCTGCTCTTTCTGCTCATCATCCTGCAGCGGGAGATCAACCACAACCGGGCCCTGCTGCGCAATGATCTCTACGCCCTG GAATGTGGCATCCCAAAACACTTTGGCCTGTTCTATGCCATGGGCACGGCCCTGATGATGGAAGGGCTGCTCAGCGCCTGCTATCATGTCTGCCCCAACTATACCAATTTCCAGTTTG ACACCTCGTTCATGTATATGATTGCTGGGCTCTGCATGCTGAAGCTCTACCAGAAGCGGCACCCGGATATCAACGCCAGCGCCTATAGCGCCTACGCCTGCTTGGCCATCGTCATCTTCTTCTCGGTGCTAGGCGTG GTCTTTGGCAAAGGGAACACAGTGTTCTGGATCGTCTTCTCCATCATTCACATCATTGCCACTCTGCTCCTCAGCACGCAGCTCTACTATATGGGCCGCTGGAAGCTGG ACTCGGGCATCTTCCGCCGCATCCTCCACGTGCTCTACACAGATTGCATCCGGCAGTGCAGCGGGCCCCTCTACGTG GACCGCATGGTGCTGCTGGTTATGGGCAACATTATCAACTGGTCGCT GGCTGCCTATGGGCTCATCATGCGCCCCAATGATTTCGCCTCCTACTTGTTGGCCATTGGCATCTGCAACCTGCTTCTCTACTTTGCCTTCTACATTATCATGAAG CTCCGCAGCGGGGAGAGGATCAAGCTGATCCCCCTGCTCTGCATCGTCTGCACCTCCGTGGTCTGGGGCTTTGcactcttcttcttcttccaggGGCTCAGCACCTGGCAG AAAACCCCTGCAGAGTCACGGGAGCACAATCGGGACTGCATCCTCCTCGACTTCTTCGACGACCATGACATCTGGCACTTCCTCTCTTCCATTGCCATGTTTGGGTCCTTTCTG GTGTTGCTGACACTGGACGACGACCTGGACACTGTGCAGCGAGACAAGATCTACGTCTTCTAG